The DNA window CGATCGCCGCCGCCCACAGGGGAACCCCGAGACTGACCCCGAAGGCGAGGAACAGGCCGCGGTAGAGCAGCTCCTCACCGACGCCGGCGGTGACAGCGACTCCGGCGGCCAGCCAGCGCTCGTAGCGGGAACGCGGCGCCAGCACCTCCAGTGTGCTGCCGGCCGGTTCCGTCCCGGAGGTGAACAGCGAGCCGCGGCCCGCCTTCTTCCCCCGGCCGGACAGGGTGCGGGTGAGCAACCACATCGTCACCAGGGCGAGCGCGAAGCCGAGCGCCGCTGCCGCCAGTGGCCCCCACGCGGACGGCAGACGCACTCCCACATGCCCGACGGACAGCTCCGGGGAGAACACCAGCAGCACCGCGATGAGGGCAACCCACACCAGGTGGAGCCCGATGGTGCCCCAGTAGAAACCGGCCAACGCCCCCGACTGGCTGTCCCGCCGGCTGCCCAGCCAGTTGAAGGCCCACCTGCCCAGTAACGGCTCCCCCACCGCCGCGTAGACCAGCAGGGCGGCTCCGAGGATCGTCGCTAGGGAACTGAACTGAGGAATGCTCTCCGACCACGGCACGGGGACAGCCTAGGAGATCCACGAGGGTGCGCTGGACACGGTGCGGGGCCACGGTCCGGTGGCGTCTCCGTCGGCCCGGCCCGGGATCCGTCGCGGCGTGTCAGTAGCTCCCCTCTTGTGCTGTCCGTCCAGACCGGCAACCGTGGTGTGTGTGTCACCTCACATCCGAGCGGGCCCTGTTCGGCGCGGACGCGCACCGACCGGTGCGGTGGGGCAACGCGCCACCGCACCGGGGGCAGCCCAGGGCACGTTCCCGCACGTTCCCGAAACGAGGAGGAGGGTGACAGGACATGGCCGACAGGAGCACAGCGACCACCACCCGTACAGCACCCAGAACCGAGCACCCGTCCGACATCCGCAACGTGGTACTGATCGGCCCCTCCGGATCGGGCAAGACGACGCTGGCGGAGGCGCTGTTGCACGCCTCCGGCGCCACGAGCCGTGCGGGGCGGGTGGAGAACGGCACCACGGTCAGCGACCACGACGACGCCGAGGTCCGGCAGGGGCGTTCGGTCAACCTCGCCGCTCTGCCGTTCATGGTCGGCGGGGTGAAGGTGAACCTGTTGGACACGCCGGGCTACGCCGACTTCGTCGGGGAGCTGCGCGCCGGGCTGCGCGCGGCCGACGCCGCTCTTTTCGTGGTGTCGGCACTCGACGGTGTCGACGAGCTGACACAGCTGCTGTGGGAGGAGTGCGCCTCGGTCGGGATGCCGCGCGCCATCGCGGTCACCAAGATCGACCACCACCGGGCGGACTTCGAGGACGCTGTGGAGCAGTGCCAGGCCGCCTTCGGAACGAACGTCCTCCCCGCCTACTGCCCCGTCACCTCGGGTGAGGGCACGGACCGTACCGTCACGGGCCTGGTGGGTCTGCTTTCCGGCCGCTACTACGACTACACGGGCGCGGATCCCGCCCCCACCGCGGCGGACGCCGGTGACGGACGCGTCGCCGCCATGCGCGAGGCGCTGCTGGAGGGCGTGATCCAGGAGAGCGAGGACGAGACGCTCATGGAACGTTACATGGGGGGCGCGGAGCTCGACCCGTCCGTCCTTGTCGCGGATCTGGAGACGGCCGTGGCCCGGGGGAGCTTCTATCCGGTACTGGCCGTGTCGGCCCTCGGCGGGGCCGGCGTACCCGAACTGATGGGCGAACTCCCGCTCGCCTGCCCCTCCCCTGTCGAGCGTCCCTGCCCCGAGGTGGCGACACCGGAGGGGGCGCCCGTCACCGGTCTGGAGTGCGACCCCAACGGCGCGCTGCTCGCGGAGGTGATCCAGACCCTCAGCGACCCCTACGTGGGTCGGGTCAGTCTCATCCGGGTGTTCTCCGGCACGCTACGCCCGGACAGTACGGTCCATGTGAGCGGCACCGACCCGGCCGGCGGGGAGGGGCACGACCTCGAGGAACGAGTGGGGTCCCTGTTCGTCCCGCTCGGCAAGCACACCACCCCCGCCGGAGAGGTGCGGGCGGGAGACGTGTGCGTCGCCGCCAAGCTCACGACGGCCGAAACGGGCGACACGCTCTCCGGACGGGAGCACCCGCTGCGGATGCCGCCGTGGACCTTCCCGGAACCGCTGCTGCCCACAGCGATCGAGGCCACCACGAAGTCCGAGGAGGACAAGCTGGCGCAGGCGGTGGCGCGGCTCGTCGCCGAGGACGTCACCGCACGGGTGGAGACGAACCCGGAGACCCACCAGCTGGTGCTGTGGACCATGGGCGAGGCGCACCTGGACGTGGCTCTGGACCGGTTACGCAACCGCCACGGTGTCAGCGTCACCACGGCCGAGCTCCGCGTCCCGCTACGGGAGACGTTCTCCGTCCCCGCCCAGGGCACGGGCCGCAACGTCAAACAGAGCGGCGGGCACGGGGAGTACGGCATCTGCCGGATCCGGGTGGAACCGCTCCCTCCCGGGACCGGCCTGCAGTTCGTGGACAACATCGTCGGCGGTGTGGTGCCGCGCCAGTACATCCCCTCGGTGGAGAAGGGGATCCGAGCGCAGATGGCGTCGGGGCTGCACACCGGACATCCGCTGGTGGACATCAGGGTGACCCTGTACGACGGCAAGTCCCACTCGGTGGACTCCTCGGACATGGCGTTCCAGAAGGCCGGCCGACTCGCCCTGAGGGACGCGGCGGACAACGGTGAACTGTCGATGCTGGAGCCCGTGGACGAGTTCTCCGTCCTCGTTCCGGACACCTACATGGGGGCCGTGATGAGCGACCTGTCCGCGCGACGGGGCCGGGTTGTCAACACGGAGGCGTTCGGCGGCGGCCGAACACTGATCCGGGCGGAGGTTCCGCAGCTGGAGACGACCCGCTACGCCGTGGACCTGCGCTCCCTGTCGCACGGCACCGGATCGTTCACACGGCGGTACCTGCGCCACGAGGTGCTACCGTCCCACCTCGTGGCGAGGTACGCGGGTTCCTCTCCGTGACCGCGCCGCGGGTTACAGGCGGTACGGCGGATCGGGATAGTGCGGCGGTTGCTCGTCCTCCCCGCGGGTTCCGCTCTCCTGTTGCTCCTCCGACGGGTACGGCGCAGCGTAGGGCGGCGGTGGCGGCACATCCATCGGCGCGCCTTCCGGAGGCGGCGGAGCGTCCACCGGAGCACCCTCCGGCGGAGGCGGCGGACCACCATCAACCGGCGCCCCCGACGGCACACCCGGCGGCGGAGGAGGAACAGCGTCAGCCGGCGGCTCCTGCGACACCGGAACCGCACCCTCACCCGGCGGAGGCGGATACGACCCCTCCACCGGAGCACCCTCCGGAGACGGAGGCGGCGGCACATCCATCGGCGCGCCCTCGGGAGGCGGCGGAGCGTCCACCGGAGCACCCTCCGGCGGAGGCGGCGGACCACCATCAACCGGCGCCCCCGACGGCACACCCGGC is part of the Haloactinospora alba genome and encodes:
- a CDS encoding CPBP family intramembrane glutamic endopeptidase; the protein is MPWSESIPQFSSLATILGAALLVYAAVGEPLLGRWAFNWLGSRRDSQSGALAGFYWGTIGLHLVWVALIAVLLVFSPELSVGHVGVRLPSAWGPLAAAALGFALALVTMWLLTRTLSGRGKKAGRGSLFTSGTEPAGSTLEVLAPRSRYERWLAAGVAVTAGVGEELLYRGLFLAFGVSLGVPLWAAAIVSCLLYAGAHIYQGWWGLVGPGLLGALFTVLYLGTGSLLVPVVLHIGLELRSLLLTGTGRRHRAASV
- a CDS encoding elongation factor G-like protein EF-G2, with translation MADRSTATTTRTAPRTEHPSDIRNVVLIGPSGSGKTTLAEALLHASGATSRAGRVENGTTVSDHDDAEVRQGRSVNLAALPFMVGGVKVNLLDTPGYADFVGELRAGLRAADAALFVVSALDGVDELTQLLWEECASVGMPRAIAVTKIDHHRADFEDAVEQCQAAFGTNVLPAYCPVTSGEGTDRTVTGLVGLLSGRYYDYTGADPAPTAADAGDGRVAAMREALLEGVIQESEDETLMERYMGGAELDPSVLVADLETAVARGSFYPVLAVSALGGAGVPELMGELPLACPSPVERPCPEVATPEGAPVTGLECDPNGALLAEVIQTLSDPYVGRVSLIRVFSGTLRPDSTVHVSGTDPAGGEGHDLEERVGSLFVPLGKHTTPAGEVRAGDVCVAAKLTTAETGDTLSGREHPLRMPPWTFPEPLLPTAIEATTKSEEDKLAQAVARLVAEDVTARVETNPETHQLVLWTMGEAHLDVALDRLRNRHGVSVTTAELRVPLRETFSVPAQGTGRNVKQSGGHGEYGICRIRVEPLPPGTGLQFVDNIVGGVVPRQYIPSVEKGIRAQMASGLHTGHPLVDIRVTLYDGKSHSVDSSDMAFQKAGRLALRDAADNGELSMLEPVDEFSVLVPDTYMGAVMSDLSARRGRVVNTEAFGGGRTLIRAEVPQLETTRYAVDLRSLSHGTGSFTRRYLRHEVLPSHLVARYAGSSP